CGCCACGGGCTCGACTTCCCAGAAGACGCAATTGCGGGTGTGGCGGGGGAGCGACGCGAAGGATCCCAGTTCCAACCGAGTGACGGACACACTCATGTCGGTGCGCCCCGGTCGAGAATTCCACGGATGCCGAATGTAGCAGCGCAACAACAGCTTTCGCTGTACAAGCGCCCGCTGGCTACGTCAATCGTCACTGTGACATTACTTCCGCGTCTAGGTGGTACCGGAAATCCCGCGTCGAAATTCACTTCTTCGGATCGATGAACTGGACAATGCGTTCCAGGTCGTCGACCGAGCCGAACTCCACCACGATCTTGCCTTTTCTTTTCCCTAGACTGACTGTAACCCTGGTGTCCAGACTGTCGGACAGTCTCTCCGCGAGATCCTGGAGGCCTGGCATCTGCATCGGACGGCGTTTCGGCGCCGACGGAGATTTCGCTTCCGGACCGTCGCCACGATTGGCGAGCGTGACAGCTTCCTCAGTCGCCCGCACCGACAACCCTTCGGCGACGATCCGCGCCGCGAGAGCTTCCTGAGCGTCGCTTCCGGTCTCGAGGGACAGGAGAGCGCGGGCATGGCCGGCCGACAGCACCCCCGCCGCGACCCGGCGTTGCACCGGAATCGGGAGTTTGAGCAACCGGATCATGTTGCTGATCAGCGGGCGAGAACGGCCGAGGCGAGAGGCGAGCTCCTCGTGCGTCACACCGAACTCCTCGAGCAGCTGCTGATAGGCCGCCGCTTCTTCGAGTGGGTTGAGCTGCGCACGGTGGATGTTCTCCAACAACGCATCGCGCAGCATGTCACCGTCAGGCGTCTCCCGCACGATCGCGGGGATGGCCTCGAGCCCTGCCTCCTGGCTTGCCCGCCACCGGCGCTCACCCATGACGATCTGATAGGCGATCCCATCCGCGGTGGGCTGCTTGAGTCGGCGCACCACGATGGGCTGCATCAGCCCGAACTCTCGAATCGAGTGCACGAGCTCCGCCATCGCCTCGTCATCGAAGACGGTTCTGGGCTGACTGGGATTCGGCTGGATCTCCTTCGGGGGCAACTCGCGGTACACCGCGCCCGCCTCTTCCGGGCTGAGAGGTTGCGTCCCGGTCGCCTGCGTAGCGGCAGTCGACGAGGTCTTGACGCCATCATCAGCTGTCGTCGGACCCTTGCCGATGACGACATCCGCTGCGGCGTTGCCGAGGCGCGGGGCGCCCGATTGGTCGTCGGCAGGCCCCGTCGGAATCAGCGCCGCGAGCCCTCGTCCGAGTCCACCCCGGCGCTGAGCGGCGTCTCGTTGACTCATTGGTGCTCCCTTTCGCGATGATGGTCGTGAGTCGGCGTGTCACGTGAACCGAGGCGATACCGG
The genomic region above belongs to Gordonia hongkongensis and contains:
- a CDS encoding ParB/RepB/Spo0J family partition protein, translating into MSQRDAAQRRGGLGRGLAALIPTGPADDQSGAPRLGNAAADVVIGKGPTTADDGVKTSSTAATQATGTQPLSPEEAGAVYRELPPKEIQPNPSQPRTVFDDEAMAELVHSIREFGLMQPIVVRRLKQPTADGIAYQIVMGERRWRASQEAGLEAIPAIVRETPDGDMLRDALLENIHRAQLNPLEEAAAYQQLLEEFGVTHEELASRLGRSRPLISNMIRLLKLPIPVQRRVAAGVLSAGHARALLSLETGSDAQEALAARIVAEGLSVRATEEAVTLANRGDGPEAKSPSAPKRRPMQMPGLQDLAERLSDSLDTRVTVSLGKRKGKIVVEFGSVDDLERIVQFIDPKK